TAAATACACCTAAAGGAAGAAGAAATTTACAGTTTAATATTAGGGAGATTGCAGAAAAAAGTAATGGCAAGAAGGAATATATCATCACCATGAATGATCATACAGATAAGGATATTGCAGAGATTCTTATCAATCGTAGTTATAGTATTACCAAAACAATCTCACAAATATCTGCGCGGTTTGTAGGGATTTTTGATTTGGATGAGGAAATCAGTCATTCATTAAAAGATATAGGGGAAACTACAGGAGCTAGCCGAGTACATATGTTTATGTTTTCTGATGACTTTAAAATCATAGATAATACCCATGAATGGTGTGATCAGGATGTTGGACCCCAAATAAATCGCTTGAAAAATATACCTACTTCTATGTTACCTTGGTGGACTAGGAAAATAAGAAAAGGACAATTAATTTTTGCAAAAGATCTTAAAGACCTACCTGCAGAGGCACAGGCTGAAAAAGATATCTTAGAAAGTCAACAGGTAAAGTCTTTTGTGTTTATACCTTTTAAAATTGATAGTAACATCGTTGGGTTTTTAGGAATTGTTTATATAAATGATAAAAAAGTATGGAATAATTATGATGTAGTATTATTAAAACTCATAACAGAAATATTCAGTAAAGTCTTTGAGCGACAAGAAATAGAAAATAAATTTAAAAGAAGCGAAGAAAAGTACAGAAAGTTGGTAGAATCTTCTCCTGATGCAATTGTCATTCATGAAAATGGAATAATAACCTATGCAAATAAGCAGACGGCAGAACTATTTGCGGCAGATAGCGTGGATGCGTTAGTAGGAAGAGAAATAATGACTTTAGTTGCTCCTGATTATAGAAAAGTTGTTACGAAACGAATTGAAGAAAGAAAGGAAGGCAGTGAAATTCAAGGATTAATAGAAGAACAAGCTGTTACGTTGGACGGAAGGATTATAGATATTGAGGTAAAGGAAACCCTCATAAAAAGTCAATCAACGTTAGCGCATCAAACCGTTATACGGGATATAACTGAAAGAAAAAGAATAGAAGAAGAGCTAAAAATAAAAAATAAAGAACTGAAAGATACGATTAAAAAATTAGAAAAAACACAGTTGCAATTGATACAACGGGAAAAAATAGCAGCAATTGGCCAGCTTGCAGCAGGTGTTGCTCATGAGATTAATAATCCATTAGGGTTTGTCATGAGCAACTTTGAAACCCTTAAAAAATATAGATTAAAATTGCAAGAAATCATGATGGCATATAGAGATCTTAAGAAGATTTGTACAGAGAAAAGGAGAGAATGTATAGAGGGTCAAATAGAATCCGTAAATATTTTGGAGAAAAAGTATAAGGTAGCCTTTATGGATGAAGATATGGAGGAACTGCTAAAGGAATCTACTGATGGGCTAGACCGAATTAGTAGAATTGTTAAAGGATTAAGGATATTTTCCAGAGTAGATGCCTGTGATGAATTTGAGGAATATGATCTTAATAGGGCCATAGAGAATACATTATTGATTGTAGCAAATGAAATCAAATACAATGCAAATATCGAGACTTATCTAGGAGACATTCCCAGTCTTTATGGGATTGCAGGACAAATAAACCAAGTATTACTAAATCTTATTGTCAATGCAAGTCAGGCAATAAAAGCTAAAAACAGAGAGGAGTTAGGTCTTATTACAATTAAGACCTATCAAGAAAATGACTATGTGTGTTGTGAAATAGCTGATACAGGTGAAGGTATTCCTAAAGAAAACTTAGATAAAATCTTTAATCCATTTTTTACAACGAAGCCTGCGGGAGAAGGAACAGGCCTAGGGCTTAGTATATCCTATGATATTATTAAGAATAAGCATCATGGTGATTTAGAGGCTGAAAGTAAAGTGGGGGTGGGAACAAAATTTGTTTTGAGACTCCCAATTTTTAGAAAAAATTCATGATTTTTAACACAAATTGTCAAGAAGTCTCACCATTTATAGGCGTGGGAGACTCCTTGGTAATTTTGATATTAAATGGATTATAAGTAAAAAAAGGAAGAAAAGCATTTAAGGATAAAAGAGTAGATCAAAATACTGCTCTTTTTTTATTGCTACTATATACATTTTGAATACATTTTGATATCGTTAAAGTAACTATAAAAATATTATGTAAATATAAAGAGGAAAGAGAGGAAAAACGAAAATCGAAGGATGCTTTTGTTGTTATAAAAAAAGAATAGAAAATAAAGCGTGAACAACAAGAAAAGGCAGTGAAACAAGAATATACATGCCAAACAAAACGTCCCCTTGGCTCTAGGCTCTTTGGCTCTAAAATACACCTAAAAGTACAAAAAATGTCTCGATTGTGCATGGACAATGCAAAGAGTTTTATATATAATGAATATGATTATTGTTATCATTTAGAATTTAACCTATTAGACTAGTATAATAGGTTAAGTAAATTATCCATGAAGAAACTGGTTCAGTTAAAGCTGGACATCGGGGAATCAGGTGGAGAGTCTACTCCATCTGATTGAAAATCCCACCTACGCTAATGCTTAGAGGTGGGGGTTTTATACCTTAAAAGCAAAATTATGATAAAAGGAGTGTTTTGTGGAATGTTGAAAAAAAAATTTACGAAGTCATTAATTGCAGGCATATTACTTCTAACAATGGGTCTGCTTGCTGCATGCTCTTCAGGGGGTAAAGTGGAAAATGCATCTAACAGATCGAATGGAGATAATGGAGTGGTTAACACAGATGAATTAATCTATGTTAATTTTAGAGATATAAGGGATTTAAACCCTCATATTTACAGCGGAGAGCTTTTTGCACAAAATCTGTTGTTCGAAGGTCTTGTTATGATTACGGATGAAGGTATTCAGCCTTGGCTTGCTAAAGATTGGGATATTTCTGATGATGGACGCACCTATACCTTTCATATAAGACAGGGAGTAACTTTTTCAGACGGCTATAAATTTGATGCCTATGCAGTAGAAGCGAATATTCAAGCTGTTTATGACAACTACGATAGACATGGATGGCTTGAAAGTGTTAGATTATTGGATAGCTTTGGTGCTGTTGATGATTATACCTTTGAAATGAAGCTAAAAGAACCTTACTACCCTCTTCTTACAGAACTGGCAGTAACGAGACCCTTTAGATTCCTATCTCCTAATTGTTTTATTGACGGAACTACGAAGGATGGCGTAGATGGGCTTATAGGGACAGGAAAATATGTACTTACAGAAAACCATATTGATCAATATGCAGTGTTTGATATCAACGAAACCTACTGGGGCGAAAAGCCAGAAATCAGCAGGATCATTGCTAAGGTGATTCCAGATAATCAAATAAGAACACTTGCTTTAGAAAAAGGTGAAATTGATATTATCTTTGGTATTGGTATGATTGATGCAGAAACTTATCTTAAGTTTTCAGAAATGGAAGGCTTTGGCGCAAGTCTATCAGACCCTGTAGCTACAAGAATGTTGATTATGAATTCGACAGATAAAATTCTATCAGATGTTAATGTAAGACAGGCCATCAATGCAGCAGTCAATAGAGAAGAAATATCAGAAGGAATTTTTTATGGACTGGAAGCTCCTGCAAGTAGAATGTTAGCAAGAACGGTTCCTTACTGCGATGTAGATTTCGAAGATTATGTCTATTCCTTAGATAAGGCGAAGAACCTTCTTGAGAAAGCAGGTTGGGCTATGAATGAGGCCACAAACATACGTGAAAAAGACGGTATGCCTTTACAAATTGAAATGCACTATAATGCAGATAATGTAACAGAAAGAACCATTGCTGAATATCTACAGGATGAAATGAGAAAAGTCGGCATCAGCCTCAGTATTATTGGAGAAGAGGAGCAGGCTTATAGAGATAGGATGAAAAATGGAGGTTTTAGTATTACCTTTAATATGCCATGGGGAACACCTTATGATCCACATTCCTTTCTTGGTGCTATGAGAATGCCTGCTGTTTATGGAGATTATGCAGCGCAACAAGGACTTAAGGAGGTTGAAAAACTTCACGATACAATTTTAAAGGCATTTACTGCTACAGATGAAATGCAAAGACAGGAATATTACGATTATATTCTTACATATCTACATGATGAAGCTATCTATGTTCCATTGGTTTTTGAAAGAAATAGGGCAGTATACAATGAAAAAGTGAAGAATGTTACCTTTAATCCTTCACAATATGAAGTGCCCCTTGACAGAATGTATATTAAATAAAAATGATGCCTGCAGAACTGGTCATAGAGCAAATAATCTATGACCAGTTTCCACGCTTTAAAATCTATAAGGAGGTAACTCATGGGAAAATACATTATAAAAAGAATGCTAGCGGCTTTACCTATGATGTTGGCGGTATCCTTTATTGCCTTTGTTCTTATTAATCTTATTCCAGCAGATCCTGCTGAGGTAGTATTGAGGGTTAATGAGATTATTCCTACAGAAGAAGCAATAGCGGGGATGAGGGAAGAGCTGGGATTGGATAAACCTTATTTGCAGAGATATTTTGATTGGCTACAGGATGTTTCACGTCTGAATTTTGGCAACTCTTATGTAAATAAAAATAGAACTGTCATCGGTGAAATCACAAGAAGTTTGCCTGCTACCTTAGAGCTCGCAGCGGCTTCTTTGTTGATTGTAATCTTTGTTAGTATTCCTGTTGGTGTGTTATGTGCCGTATGGAAGGACAGTATTTTTGATCGTGTGGTTAGGTTTTTTATATTTATAGGGACTGCCATGCCTAATTATTGGATAGGCATCCTATTGATATGGTTGTTTGCTGTAAGGCTAGGGGTTTTACCAACAGGAGGAAACAAAGAGGAAGGAGCCATTATTTTGCCGGCTATCACCTTAAGCCTTACCTATATTTCCACTTATGTCAGACTCATTAGAAATAGCATGCTGGAGAACATGACAGAGAATTATGTTTTTTATGCAAAGGTTAGGGGCATAAAGGATAGAAATATTATTTTAAAGCATGTTTTCAAAAACTCCCTTCAATCTTCTATTACTGCTTTAGGGATGAGTGTGGTTCAACTTCTTGCTGGAACAGTTGTGGTAGAAAATATTTTTTCTTGGCCGGGGATTGGGAGATTGTGTATCACTTCTATTTTTAACAGGGATTACCCCATCATTCAGGCCTATATTCTTATGATGGGAATGCTGTTTGTTTTCTGTAATCTTATTGTAGATATTGTGCATCATAAATTAGATCCAAGGTTGAATAGGGTGATGTAATATGATAAAAAGACTAATGAAAGATAAGATCGCAATGATAAGCTTATTGATTATATTGTTTACTATGGTTTTAGGAATTTTTGCTGATGTGATAGCACCAAATGATCCAATTAATACCAGTATTATAAATAAATTTGCCCAGAGAAGTCAGAAATTTCCTTTAGGAACTGACCATCTTGGACGTTGTATATTATCAAGATTGATCTATGGTATAAGGCCTACTTTGTTTTTATCCATGTTTACCATGGTATGTACCATTCTTCTTGGTACCATTATAGGTGCTATAGCAGGCTATGCTAAGGGCATCGTTGATGAAGCGATAATGAGATTTGTGGATATTATGTTATCTTTTCCAAGTCAAGTGATGATTCTTGCAGTGGTGGGTATGATGGGGGTAGGGATACGGAATGTCGTTATAGCCAGTATTGCTATTAAATGGGCCTGGTATGCTAGAATGATCAGGTCTAGTGTAATCCAATATAGTAGTAAAAACTACATTCTTTATTCTAAAACCATAGGCACAAGTAAGCGTTTTATTATCATCCGACACATGCTTTTAAATGTTTTGTCAGAGGTCATTGTCTTAGCTACCTTAGATATGGGATGGGTTATTTTAAGTATTTCTACTCTTTCTTTTCTGGGATTAGGCATCCAAGCGCCGACAGCAGAGTGGGGAGGCATGCTGAGTGAAGCAAAAAATGTTATCACTGCACACCCAACCCAAATGCTAGCCCCTGGCTTTGCTATCTTAGTGATTGTAGCTTCATTTAATATGCTAGGGGATAGTTTAAGAGATATACTAGATACTAAGGAGGGATAAGATGAAAAGCGAAATATTAGAGGTCAAGCATTTAACGGTAGACTGTGGGAATCATAAGATGCTTAAAAATATCATTTCGGATATTTCTTTTCACTTAAAAAGAAATCATTGCTTTGGTATCGTTGGAGAAAGTGGCAGTGGTAAAAGCATCACCTGTAAGGCGATATTGGGACTTTTGGATAAGTCCTTTGATGTAAAAGGAGATGTGATTTTCAATGATATACACCTCTTGAAGGAGGACAAAAGGAAGATCAGACATATAAGAGGTAAAGAAATTTCCATGATATTACAAAACCCCATGACTTCTTTTGACCCTCTTTTTCCTGTACAGGAGCAAATGGTGGAAACCTTTATTGAAAATCTCAATATAAGTAAAAAAGAAGCTTTAGAACTTTCATTAAAAGGACTGGAGGATATGCATATCCTCCACCCTAAAGATGTGCTAAAAAAATATCCACATCAACTGAGTGGTGGTATGCTGCAAAGGGTAATGATAGGGATTGCCCTTGCCTTAAAACCAAGTATCATTATTGCAGATGAGCCAACCACTGCAGTGGATGCCATCAATGTAGTGAAGGTAATGGAACAATTCATAAGAATTAAAGAAAATCACCATGTATCGATGATTTTTATTTCTCATGACTTAGGTGCAGTATCAAAAATAGCTGATGACCTTCTCGTGATGAAGGATGGAAAAATTGTAGAGGCAGGGGAAACACAGCAGGTGTTAAATCGACCCCAAAGTGAATATACCCAATATTTAATCAACATAAGAAATGCATTGGTGGATAGATTTTACCATGTGATAGGATAGGGGGAAGGTTCGTGTTATTAGAAGTAAAAAACATTTATAAAACCTATAAAAGACCTTTTGGTATGCTAAAAAAAGAAAGGTTTGAAGTGCTAAAGGATGTGTCCTTGTTTCTTTATGAGGGAGAATGTCTTGGGATTATTGGGGAAAGCGGCAGTGGAAAAAGCACATTAGGTCGGTTGATGATTGGCGTTGAGAAGGCAGATGGTGGCAGCATACGAATAGATGGTAAAGAGATCAGTAAAAAAGCAGATAAATCTATAAAGGAAAAGGTAAGTGTCGTTTTTCAAGATTACAGTTCTTCTGTGAATCCTAGGCTGAAAATTATAGATATTCTTTGGGAACCAATAAAAGTCTTTGAGGGGTTAAGCCAAAAAGAAAGCCTGCACAAAATCATCACGTTATTAGAAAAAGTAGGTTTATCAAAGGAATATTTATACCGTTATCCCCATCAACTAAGTGGAGGACAGTTACAAAGAGTATGTATTGCCAGAGCCATTGCCACCAGTCCGAAGTTCATTCTTCTTGATGAGGCCATAAGTTCTTTGGATGTATCTATTCAGGTTCAGATTCTAGATTTATTGATTCAATTAAAAGAAGAAATGAGAATCTCCTATATCTTTATTACCCACGACTTAACAGCAGTTACTTATATATGTGATCGGGTTGTATTTTTAAAAGAAGGTAGAATTATTGAAGAAGTAGATGATATGAAGCAATTAAAGAATGTAAAGGAGCCCTATTCAAAAGCACTTTTGTATGCAGCTAGAGCAATGAATGCTAGGGAGGAAAGCTATGAGATACAAAGAATATCTTAAAATTGCTATACTTTTTACAATTTCAACTATTATCCAACTTTAAGCAGGGAAAAAAGACTTGTAGAATTCTTATCTAAAGTAGGCGATATCATGAGAGGATCTATCAAAACAAAAATTATTATAGCGATAATCATCACTTTTTCTATACTATTTTCTATACATCTCTATATTATAGACACTAAGATAAAGGATAGTGTCTCTGTGCTTAATAGAAATCTTACAAAGCAAGTCATTGATGCTAGGGCGCATCAAATAGCCTATTGGCTTCAGCAGAGAAAAATAGAGTTAGAGATGATGTCTGACTGCATCATAAGTTTTAACATGGAGGAGATAGAGGCTAGGGATTATGTTCAATCGGTATATGAGAAAAAAAGCAACATTTACCTTGATATGGGGATTATAAAATTTGGTGGCTATAGAATAAGCAGTGATGGTATTAGAGAATGTATTCGTCAGGAAAAGTATTATAAAAATGCACTGAAGGAAACTGCTTGCTTTAAAGTGAGTCATCCAATAGAAAAAAACGGCAGAAATATTGCTGTGATGCTGTATAAAGTAGGAGGCGTCAATAGAGAGATTGAATTTATTTATGCAGAGGTTTCTTTAGAAGATTTAATGAGGATAGCTGCTAAAATCAATGTGTATGAGGGTGTTGGAGAAATTTTGATCAGCAACAACAGTATCCATACCAATGAAAAAATTTTTTATCAGGATTTTATGAGGGAAAACCCTATTATTTTTGAGACGGATATAGAACCAGCTAGAGGTTGGTCTCTTAATTATTATATTCCCGAAAAGAATATAAACAAAATTAACCAGCATATCCGAAAATCTATACTGGTTTTTGCAATCATCCTATTAATGACGGTAATAGTGCTATTAGCTGGCAGTTACACCTCTATTGTTAAGCCGATTGACCAGTTGAGGAAATTGATGAAAAAGGTGGAGGATGGAGATTTCTCTGTAAGATTAAAAAGCAATAGGCAGGATGAAATTGGTCATCTTATTACTAGTTTTAACAAGATGACGGAAAAACTTGAAAAGCTCAGTTATCAGGAGAAAGAAATGAGAATGAGAATCATGCAAGAACAGATTAAACCACACTTTCTTTATAACACCCTTGATACCATTAAGTGGGTTGCCATGGAGGATAATACTGAGGAAGTCTTGAGCCTGATAGATGCTTTAAGCACTTACTTTAGAATTGGTCTTAGTAATGGAAAAAATTTTATTGCTTTAGATGAAGAGTTAGAACATATTGATAGCTATCTTAGCATCCAAAAGGCCAGGTATGAGGAACGGTTGACATATAGTATTCATTATGATGATTCTCTGGCGGATTGTAGTGTGATGCGGGTTCTTTTACAACCTATTGTAGAAAATGCTGTGATACATGGGGTAAATAAAAGAGAAAATGGAGGAAGAATTTCTATTTCTATTATCCATGATAAGGAGACGATCATCATAAAAATCATGAATAACGCAGAGATGTCCTTGGATATCTTGAAGGAAATAAATCATGCTTTAAAATTAGATAAACAAATCGAAGCCTTTAAGGGATACGGTCTTTATAGTGTAAATCATAGAATAAAACTAGAGCATGGAGAGAAATATGGGTTAGAACTTCAATCTCAAAAGGGATGGACCACTGCTGCCATTAGAATACCCAAAATAAGAGGGGGAAATGAAAATGTTGAAAGTTCTCATTGCAGATGATGAACCCAAAATTAGAAAAGGGATTAAACTATGGATCGGTGAAAATACTTATCCCTTTGAAGTAGTTGGAGAAGCAAAAAATGGTAGAGAAGCTTTAGAATTCACCACAAAAACTTCTCCAGAATTGTTTCTAGTAGATATCAATATGCCTATGGTGAATGGACTTGATTTTATCAGTCAGTTAAAAAAACTTTGTCCCAACAGCATCGTGGTGATTATTACTGGCTATGATCATTTTGAATATGCCCATAGAGCTATAAAGCTTCAGGTGTTTGATTATTTGTTAAAACCTGTTTCCAAAAGTGATTTTAACCATCTTTTAAAAAGAATTACAGAAGAATTTCAACCCAACGAAAAAGAGCATATTGAAGATAAAAATATTCAGTATTCCTGTATTGTTAGATGCGTGAAGGGACATATAGATCACCACTATGCAGAAAGTCAATTGGACTTGTCCTATATAGCAAAGTTATTCAATGTAAATAAATCTTATATCAGCAAAAGGATGAAGCAAGAGCTTGGAAGATCTTTTGTAGAGTATCTAACGGAGGTAAGGCTAGAGAAGGCAAAAGAAATTCTGGAGAGTGCTGATCCTAGAGTGACAATGTATCATGTTGCCACGAAGGTAGGCTATACATCACAGCATTATTTTAGCAGAGTTTTTAAGAAGGCCTATGGCATAGCGCCTTTAGAGTATAGAAATAGTTTTCATTCTTTTCAGTAAATAACAGGGTGCTTTTGGAGCTACCTTGTATTTTTTTTCCCTTCGTAATATAATAAAAATTAAACTCTGATAAAATCAACCAATTTTAGCATATACAAACATATAAAGATTATAAAAAGATTAAAATAATAGAAAAAATTCTATCTATGTTATTGCTTAGAGCTGAGGGTTTTACACGCTAAAAGTAAAATTAGGATAAAATAAATTCTTCACTAGAATAGGAGTTGTGGTACATTGAGTAATATTACAGAAGAATATGTAGAAGAATATATAAGAGAACTACTGCCAGACCATCAAGGTCAACTAAAGGTGATTGAAGAAAATGCTTTAGAAAATCAG
The sequence above is drawn from the Clostridium formicaceticum genome and encodes:
- a CDS encoding ATP-binding protein: MNSQGNAKEVCKLYKLNENNKLYSVLQNMPTPVILLNDNFAIQLINEAARGLLGGNYICGPSCGANACRDEIITWVKEEIGLLHENYKEHEFKKTINTPKGRRNLQFNIREIAEKSNGKKEYIITMNDHTDKDIAEILINRSYSITKTISQISARFVGIFDLDEEISHSLKDIGETTGASRVHMFMFSDDFKIIDNTHEWCDQDVGPQINRLKNIPTSMLPWWTRKIRKGQLIFAKDLKDLPAEAQAEKDILESQQVKSFVFIPFKIDSNIVGFLGIVYINDKKVWNNYDVVLLKLITEIFSKVFERQEIENKFKRSEEKYRKLVESSPDAIVIHENGIITYANKQTAELFAADSVDALVGREIMTLVAPDYRKVVTKRIEERKEGSEIQGLIEEQAVTLDGRIIDIEVKETLIKSQSTLAHQTVIRDITERKRIEEELKIKNKELKDTIKKLEKTQLQLIQREKIAAIGQLAAGVAHEINNPLGFVMSNFETLKKYRLKLQEIMMAYRDLKKICTEKRRECIEGQIESVNILEKKYKVAFMDEDMEELLKESTDGLDRISRIVKGLRIFSRVDACDEFEEYDLNRAIENTLLIVANEIKYNANIETYLGDIPSLYGIAGQINQVLLNLIVNASQAIKAKNREELGLITIKTYQENDYVCCEIADTGEGIPKENLDKIFNPFFTTKPAGEGTGLGLSISYDIIKNKHHGDLEAESKVGVGTKFVLRLPIFRKNS
- the nikA gene encoding nickel ABC transporter substrate-binding protein — encoded protein: MLKKKFTKSLIAGILLLTMGLLAACSSGGKVENASNRSNGDNGVVNTDELIYVNFRDIRDLNPHIYSGELFAQNLLFEGLVMITDEGIQPWLAKDWDISDDGRTYTFHIRQGVTFSDGYKFDAYAVEANIQAVYDNYDRHGWLESVRLLDSFGAVDDYTFEMKLKEPYYPLLTELAVTRPFRFLSPNCFIDGTTKDGVDGLIGTGKYVLTENHIDQYAVFDINETYWGEKPEISRIIAKVIPDNQIRTLALEKGEIDIIFGIGMIDAETYLKFSEMEGFGASLSDPVATRMLIMNSTDKILSDVNVRQAINAAVNREEISEGIFYGLEAPASRMLARTVPYCDVDFEDYVYSLDKAKNLLEKAGWAMNEATNIREKDGMPLQIEMHYNADNVTERTIAEYLQDEMRKVGISLSIIGEEEQAYRDRMKNGGFSITFNMPWGTPYDPHSFLGAMRMPAVYGDYAAQQGLKEVEKLHDTILKAFTATDEMQRQEYYDYILTYLHDEAIYVPLVFERNRAVYNEKVKNVTFNPSQYEVPLDRMYIK
- the opp1B gene encoding nickel/cobalt ABC transporter permease: MGKYIIKRMLAALPMMLAVSFIAFVLINLIPADPAEVVLRVNEIIPTEEAIAGMREELGLDKPYLQRYFDWLQDVSRLNFGNSYVNKNRTVIGEITRSLPATLELAAASLLIVIFVSIPVGVLCAVWKDSIFDRVVRFFIFIGTAMPNYWIGILLIWLFAVRLGVLPTGGNKEEGAIILPAITLSLTYISTYVRLIRNSMLENMTENYVFYAKVRGIKDRNIILKHVFKNSLQSSITALGMSVVQLLAGTVVVENIFSWPGIGRLCITSIFNRDYPIIQAYILMMGMLFVFCNLIVDIVHHKLDPRLNRVM
- the opp1C gene encoding nickel/cobalt ABC transporter permease, which gives rise to MIKRLMKDKIAMISLLIILFTMVLGIFADVIAPNDPINTSIINKFAQRSQKFPLGTDHLGRCILSRLIYGIRPTLFLSMFTMVCTILLGTIIGAIAGYAKGIVDEAIMRFVDIMLSFPSQVMILAVVGMMGVGIRNVVIASIAIKWAWYARMIRSSVIQYSSKNYILYSKTIGTSKRFIIIRHMLLNVLSEVIVLATLDMGWVILSISTLSFLGLGIQAPTAEWGGMLSEAKNVITAHPTQMLAPGFAILVIVASFNMLGDSLRDILDTKEG
- a CDS encoding ABC transporter ATP-binding protein; the protein is MKSEILEVKHLTVDCGNHKMLKNIISDISFHLKRNHCFGIVGESGSGKSITCKAILGLLDKSFDVKGDVIFNDIHLLKEDKRKIRHIRGKEISMILQNPMTSFDPLFPVQEQMVETFIENLNISKKEALELSLKGLEDMHILHPKDVLKKYPHQLSGGMLQRVMIGIALALKPSIIIADEPTTAVDAINVVKVMEQFIRIKENHHVSMIFISHDLGAVSKIADDLLVMKDGKIVEAGETQQVLNRPQSEYTQYLINIRNALVDRFYHVIG
- a CDS encoding ABC transporter ATP-binding protein, which codes for MLLEVKNIYKTYKRPFGMLKKERFEVLKDVSLFLYEGECLGIIGESGSGKSTLGRLMIGVEKADGGSIRIDGKEISKKADKSIKEKVSVVFQDYSSSVNPRLKIIDILWEPIKVFEGLSQKESLHKIITLLEKVGLSKEYLYRYPHQLSGGQLQRVCIARAIATSPKFILLDEAISSLDVSIQVQILDLLIQLKEEMRISYIFITHDLTAVTYICDRVVFLKEGRIIEEVDDMKQLKNVKEPYSKALLYAARAMNAREESYEIQRIS
- a CDS encoding sensor histidine kinase; its protein translation is MRGSIKTKIIIAIIITFSILFSIHLYIIDTKIKDSVSVLNRNLTKQVIDARAHQIAYWLQQRKIELEMMSDCIISFNMEEIEARDYVQSVYEKKSNIYLDMGIIKFGGYRISSDGIRECIRQEKYYKNALKETACFKVSHPIEKNGRNIAVMLYKVGGVNREIEFIYAEVSLEDLMRIAAKINVYEGVGEILISNNSIHTNEKIFYQDFMRENPIIFETDIEPARGWSLNYYIPEKNINKINQHIRKSILVFAIILLMTVIVLLAGSYTSIVKPIDQLRKLMKKVEDGDFSVRLKSNRQDEIGHLITSFNKMTEKLEKLSYQEKEMRMRIMQEQIKPHFLYNTLDTIKWVAMEDNTEEVLSLIDALSTYFRIGLSNGKNFIALDEELEHIDSYLSIQKARYEERLTYSIHYDDSLADCSVMRVLLQPIVENAVIHGVNKRENGGRISISIIHDKETIIIKIMNNAEMSLDILKEINHALKLDKQIEAFKGYGLYSVNHRIKLEHGEKYGLELQSQKGWTTAAIRIPKIRGGNENVESSHCR
- a CDS encoding response regulator transcription factor, yielding MLKVLIADDEPKIRKGIKLWIGENTYPFEVVGEAKNGREALEFTTKTSPELFLVDINMPMVNGLDFISQLKKLCPNSIVVIITGYDHFEYAHRAIKLQVFDYLLKPVSKSDFNHLLKRITEEFQPNEKEHIEDKNIQYSCIVRCVKGHIDHHYAESQLDLSYIAKLFNVNKSYISKRMKQELGRSFVEYLTEVRLEKAKEILESADPRVTMYHVATKVGYTSQHYFSRVFKKAYGIAPLEYRNSFHSFQ